A region from the Hippoglossus hippoglossus isolate fHipHip1 chromosome 18, fHipHip1.pri, whole genome shotgun sequence genome encodes:
- the LOC117752247 gene encoding transmembrane protein 151A — protein MQTEEETATAEEPILEEGSGREQQRPLQQSLASSLCRESHWKCLLLTLLMYGCFATLAWCALCRVPVLGSSSIPLGADDDATSAAYYDILHLESPCSSGYVYIPLAFLAMLYVVYLVECWHCFSKTAMLAHAEFQEVYERVQRLQQATPCIWWKAISYHYVRRTRQVTRYRNGDAYTTTQVYHERVNTHASSSEFDYGRYGVKDVSKHLLDLQMHPAVRLRFTKCFSFSSARAEAAYLTQRARFFGENEGLDDYMEAREGMHLKNVDFREHILAFPDPTHQPWFARHRVFWLASAALLSWPLRVVSEYRTAYVHYHVEKLFGEDEDGGGGGGPGGGGPGGGRGDGTDGGTENGIRPGGISIGIGLNGTSYRAISRVNTVDMTELEWHIRCNQQMVPSYSEALLMDLDISGGTNPTVSTPISGPPGTTPNPVTNPSPLALPVVFNSAYLLQSCPRCRRTTSSSSLPSRLRASMGTTALLNATVAGIRAAGPGGGAIGGRLVLSRSGFSLGRLAGGRQNSLFHSRSMGGGLGGSREEGGGSGGGGGGGGGGGGGGGFLGLGSRQDNEETRGVLEGEGDDDEEEEQEEEERREDRARERNDEAEQDNGGGGEAREGERERPPSYQDAFFFPVLIIHGEESCHAGDDM, from the exons cAGCGGCCACTCCAACAGTCTCTGGCCTCCTCCCTGTGTCGGGAGTCCCACTGGAAGTGCCTCCTCCTGACTCTCCTCATGTATGGCTGCTTCGCCACATTGGCATGGTGCGCTCTCTGCCGGGTGCCCGTTCTCGGCTCCTCCTCCATACCTCTCGGGGCCGACGACGACGCCACCTCGGCGGCCTATTACGACATCCTGCACTTGGAGAGCCCGTGCTCCAGTGGCTACGTCTACATCCCCCTGGCCTTCCTCGCCATGCTTTATGTGGTTTACCTGGTGGAGTGCTGGCACTGCTTCTCCAAGACGGCCATGTTGGCTCATGCTGAATTCCAG GAAGTGTACGAGCGCGTGCAGAGACTCCAGCAGGCCACACCCTGTATTTGGTGGAAGGCCATCAGCTACCACTACGTGAGGAGGACGAGACAGGTGACGAGATACCGCAACGGAGATGCGTACACAACCACACAG GTCTACCATGAACGGGTGAACACTCACGCTTCCAGCTCCGAGTTTGACTACGGTCGTTACGGCGTCAAAGACGTGTCCAAGCATCTGCTGGACCTGCAGATGCACCCTGCCGTTCGCCTCCGCTTTACCAAGTGTTTCAG CTTCTCCAGTGCACGTGCTGAAGCTGCCTACCTCACCCAG CGAGCGCGCTTCTTCGGGGAGAACGAGGGCCTTGACGACTACATGGAGGCCAGGGAGGGAATGCACCTGAAGAACGTGGATTTCCGCGAGCACATCCTGGCGTTCCCGGATCCTACTCATCAGCCGTGGTTTGCCAGGCACAGGGTGTTCTGGCTGGCTTCGGCTGCCCTCCTGTCGTGGCCACTGCGGGTTGTGTCAGAATATCGCACAGCATACGTCCACTACCATGTGGAGAAGTTGTTCGGGGAGGATGAGGAcggtggcggaggaggaggaccagGTGGAGGAGGACCGGGTGGTGGAAGGGGGGATGGGACTGACGGTGGCACTGAGAATGGAATCCGCCCAGGAGGGATTAGTATTGGGATTGGTCTGAACGGGACGAGCTACAGAGCCATCTCTCGGGTCAACACTGTGGACATGACAGAACTGGAGTGGCACATCCGCTGTAACCAACAGATGGTCCCAAGCTACTCTGAAGCCCTCCTCATGGACTTGGACATAAGTGGGGGGACAAACCCCACTGTTTCTACCCCCATCTCTGGGCCTCCGGGCACCACCCCCAACCCAGTGACCAACCCGTCTCCTCTGGCTCTGCCCGTGGTGTTCAACTCCGCTTACCTCCTGCAGAGTTGTCCTCGATGTCGGAGAACAACTTCGAGTTCCAGTCTTCCTTCCAGGCTAAGAGCCTCGATGGGAACAACGGCCCTCCTGAACGCCACCGTGGCAGGGATCAGGGCAGCAGGGCCGGGTGGTGGGGCCATAGGAGGAAGGTTGGTGCTCAGTCGGAGTGGATTCTCACTCGGGAGACTGGCAGGAGGACGCCAAAACAGCCTGTTTCATTCAAGAAGCATGGGGGGAGGGCTGGGGGGAAGTcgggaagagggaggaggaagtggcGGAGGTGGGGGAggcggaggtggaggtggaggaggtggaggattCCTCGGGTTGGGTTCAAGACAGGACAATGAGGAAACCAGAGGAGTCCTAGAAGGAGAAGGGgatgacgatgaagaggaggagcaggaggaggaggagagaagggaagacCGGGCAAGAGAAAGGAATGATGAAGCAGAGCAGGACAacggagggggaggagaggcgAGGGAGGGCGAAAGGGAACGTCCTCCATCCTACCAGGACGCGTTCTTCTTCCCTGTCCTCATTATACACGGAGAGGAGAGCTGCCATGCTGGAGACGACATGTGA